In Apium graveolens cultivar Ventura chromosome 10, ASM990537v1, whole genome shotgun sequence, the following are encoded in one genomic region:
- the LOC141692296 gene encoding RNA-binding KH domain-containing protein PEPPER-like — protein sequence MSQPQSTNPTAPPDGDPARSKRPRDDADEPTSGDLPPATKRRVVLAQDVVFRIMLPSRQIGKVIGNKGSRIQKIREETRATIKIADAVSRHEERVIIISSKDSENTFTDAENALRQIACLILKDDHISTESQKIGAGHVAANTIRLLIAGTQAGGLIGASGQNIENLRNSSGATITVLGQNQMPLCASLHESDRVVQLSGEVPDVLKALVDIGCQLRDNPPKQVISISPAYNYASHRTPQNYVDPSSAEYITMEMMISEAMVGGLIGRCGSNISRIRTESGAAIKVHGGKGEQNLRQVHLGGSAQQVALAKQRIDEYVYSQLMPSGGQQPGVLEAGIVPPIPPVFMPPGPIQAPAYYDYGQYQAPQL from the exons ATGTCTCAACCCCAATCTACAAACCCCACCGCCCCTCCGGACGGAGATCCGGCCAGATCCAAGCGTCCACGAGATGACGCCGACGAACCCACCTCCGGCGACTTGCCTCCAGCGACGAAACGGCGAGTAGTGTTGGCTCAGGACGTAGTGTTTAGGATAATGTTACCGTCAAGACAAATTGGGAAGGTGATTGGGAATAAAGGGAGTCGTATTCAGAAGATTCGAGAGGAGACACGTGCTACTATTAAGATTGCTGATGCTGTTTCG AGACATGAGGAGCGTGTTATAATTATAAGCTCTAAAGACAGTGAAAATACGTTCACCGATGCAGAAAATGCACTCCGTCAGATAGCTTGCTTGATTCTCAAG GATGATCATATTAGTACGGAGTCACAGAAAATTGGTGCTGGCCACGTGGCAGCAAACACAATAAGGCTTTTGATTGCTGGTACTCAAGCTGGTGGTTTGATAGGAGCATCTGGGCAGAATATAGAGAATCTGAGGAACTCATCTGGTGCCACAATCACAGTTCTTGGACAGAATCAGATGCCGTTGTGTGCATCTCTTCATGAATCTGATCGAGTAGTACAG TTATCGGGTGAGGTTCCAGACGTCTTAAAGGCTTTAGTAGATATTGGATGTCAGCTAAG GGATAATCCTCCTAAACAAGTAATTTCCATCAGCCCAGCATATAATTATGCATCGCATCGAACACCTCAGAACTATGTAGACCCATCTTCAG CTGAATATATAACAATGGAGATGATGATTTCGGAAGCAATGGTCGGTGGATTGATTGGCCGGTGTGGCTCCAATATCTCACGTATCAGAACGGAGTCTGGAGCAGCAATAAAG GTTCATGGTGGGAAAGGTGAACAAAACCTTAGGCAGGTCCACCTGGGTGGTAGTGCTCAACAG GTAGCACTGGCAAAACAAAGAATTGATGAATATGTATATTCCCAGTTGATGCCAAGCGGGGGCCAACAACCAGG TGTGCTTGAGGCTGGAATCGTACCACCTATTCCTCCTGTTTTCATGCCACCTGGCCCCATCCAAGCTCCTGCATATTACGATTATGGACAATATCAGGCACCACAGCTGTAG
- the LOC141693630 gene encoding actin-related protein 2/3 complex subunit 5A isoform X1, with amino-acid sequence MAEHVEADNAEAIITRIEHKSRKIESLLKQYKPVEALKTALEGAPPKTRDERCKSANWIVVHRALMAIKDVDGMFSSLDPEYYDILMKYLYRGLSTGDRPTCDQCLRIHEKLTQKAGLGCILRCLADTINTV; translated from the exons ATGGCAGAGCATGTAGAAGCAGACAATGCAGAGGCCATTATAACCCGGATCGAACACAAATCTCGCAAGATTGAGAGCCTACTCAAGCA ATATAAGCCAGTTGAAGCATTAAAAACTGCTCTAGAAGGTGCCCCTCCAAAGACCCGGGATGAAAGATGCAAG TCTGCCAATTGGATTGTAGTACATAGAGCGTTAATGGCTATAAAAGATGTTGATGGCATGTTTTCCTCTTTGGATCCGGAGTACTATGACATCCTTATGAA GTACTTGTATAGAGGCTTGTCCACCGGAGATCGGCCCACATGTGACCAGTGCCTACGTATTCATGAAAAACTTACTCAAAAAGCTGGTCTGGGGTGCATACTACGTTGTCTTGCTGACACCATAAATACAGTCTAA
- the LOC141693630 gene encoding actin-related protein 2/3 complex subunit 5A isoform X2, which produces MAEHVEADNAEAIITRIEHKSRKIESLLKQYKPVEALKTALEGAPPKTRDERCKSANWIVVHRALMAIKDVDGMFSSLDPEYYDILMKTSVLAPFILHNYLDEFWKLDRLHISF; this is translated from the exons ATGGCAGAGCATGTAGAAGCAGACAATGCAGAGGCCATTATAACCCGGATCGAACACAAATCTCGCAAGATTGAGAGCCTACTCAAGCA ATATAAGCCAGTTGAAGCATTAAAAACTGCTCTAGAAGGTGCCCCTCCAAAGACCCGGGATGAAAGATGCAAG TCTGCCAATTGGATTGTAGTACATAGAGCGTTAATGGCTATAAAAGATGTTGATGGCATGTTTTCCTCTTTGGATCCGGAGTACTATGACATCCTTATGAA GACATCTGTTTTGGCTCCCTTCATTTTACATAACTACCTTGATGAATTCTGGAAGTTGGATCGTCTGCATATTAGTTTTTAA